The following proteins come from a genomic window of Pseudomonas putida:
- a CDS encoding insulinase family protein translates to MNALARRAAGLLLGTLCMPLAAFAADVQPTHEFILDNGLKVVVREDHRAPVVVSQIWYKVGSSYETPGQTGLSHALEHMMFKGSAKVGPGEASRILRDLGADENAFTSDDYTAYYQVLARDRLPVALELEADRLASLRLPADEFSREIEVIKEERRLRTDDQPNAKAFELFRAMAYPASGYHTPTIGWMADLERMKVEELRHWYESWYAPNNATLVVVGDVTADEVKGLAQKYFGNIPKRAVPPAKLPLELAEPGWRQLTLHVRTQLPSLIYGFNVPGLPTAKDPRTVHALRLISALLDGGYSARMPARLERGQELVAGASSSYNAFTRGDSLFLISATPNVQKQKTLADVEKGIWQLLDELKSTPPSAEELERVRAQVIAGLVYDRDSISSQATTIGQLETVGLSWKLIDSELDELKRVTPQDIQNAARTYFTRERLSVAHVLPEESAHE, encoded by the coding sequence ATGAATGCTCTAGCCCGCCGCGCCGCTGGCCTGTTGCTCGGCACGCTCTGCATGCCGCTCGCGGCATTTGCCGCCGATGTGCAACCCACCCACGAATTCATCCTCGACAATGGCCTTAAGGTCGTGGTCCGCGAAGACCATCGCGCCCCGGTGGTGGTCTCGCAGATCTGGTACAAGGTCGGCTCGAGCTACGAGACCCCGGGCCAGACCGGGTTGTCCCATGCACTGGAACACATGATGTTCAAGGGCAGCGCCAAGGTCGGCCCCGGCGAGGCTTCGCGCATTCTGCGTGACCTCGGCGCCGATGAAAACGCCTTCACCAGCGACGACTACACCGCCTATTACCAAGTGCTGGCCCGCGACCGCCTGCCGGTAGCCCTGGAACTGGAGGCCGACCGCCTTGCCAGCCTGCGCCTGCCTGCCGACGAGTTCAGCCGCGAAATCGAGGTCATCAAGGAAGAACGCCGCCTGCGCACCGACGACCAGCCCAATGCCAAGGCATTCGAGCTGTTCCGCGCCATGGCCTACCCGGCCAGCGGCTACCACACGCCGACCATTGGCTGGATGGCAGACCTGGAGCGCATGAAGGTCGAGGAGCTTCGCCATTGGTACGAGTCCTGGTACGCCCCCAACAACGCCACCCTGGTGGTGGTCGGTGATGTCACCGCCGACGAGGTCAAGGGCCTGGCGCAGAAGTATTTCGGCAACATTCCCAAACGCGCCGTACCCCCAGCCAAGCTGCCCTTGGAGCTGGCCGAACCAGGTTGGCGCCAGTTGACCCTGCACGTACGAACCCAGCTGCCAAGCCTGATCTACGGTTTCAACGTGCCCGGCCTGCCCACCGCCAAGGACCCACGTACGGTGCATGCACTGCGCCTGATCTCGGCACTGCTCGACGGCGGCTACAGCGCCCGCATGCCGGCACGCCTGGAGCGTGGCCAGGAACTGGTCGCCGGCGCTTCGTCCAGCTACAACGCTTTCACCCGCGGCGACAGCCTGTTCCTGATCTCGGCGACGCCGAATGTGCAGAAGCAGAAAACCCTCGCCGACGTCGAGAAAGGCATCTGGCAGTTGCTTGACGAACTCAAGAGCACGCCACCCAGCGCCGAAGAGCTGGAGCGCGTACGCGCCCAGGTCATCGCCGGCCTGGTCTACGACCGCGACTCCATCAGCAGCCAGGCCACCACCATCGGCCAGCTGGAGACCGTCGGCCTGTCCTGGAAGCTGATCGACAGCGAACTGGACGAGCTCAAGCGCGTCACCCCGCAGGACATCCAGAACGCCGCGCGCACCTACTTCACCCGCGAACGCCTGAGCGTTGCCCATGTACTGCCTGAGGAGTCCGCTCATGAGTGA